One part of the Caproiciproducens sp. CPB-2 genome encodes these proteins:
- a CDS encoding glycosyltransferase, with amino-acid sequence MAKKRVLFINYSLHSGGIEKSLVTVLSLFDYENYEVDLQLFANDGLFLSRVSPKANLLPPLFPAEYKLNIRQAFFAIVRKGHPLIALCRLLVTFAGLRGTMGERLVRMWNVERRFIRPSRKEYDAVVAFMEGQPIYYAVTKVKSPVKIGFIHGDYTAMGLNSGFDRAFVGKLNALCTVSESCKTALENTFPEYSDRFHVIYNIISSTFMRQMAGEPADFEDDFSGLRVLSIARLSHQKGLDIALPAIAALKKKGLRFKWYIIGIGPEKENLEAMIRELGIGDTVRFMGERPNPYPYLKACDIYLQPSRFEGKSIAVDEAMVMCRPILLTDFSTARDQIDSGRNGLIVPMDSEGVEAGLEDLLLHEERRAEFSQALAQCDYTNEEEIKKLYALISGN; translated from the coding sequence ATGGCGAAAAAACGTGTTCTTTTTATCAATTACAGCCTGCACAGCGGCGGCATTGAAAAAAGCCTGGTTACGGTGCTGTCTCTGTTCGATTATGAAAATTATGAGGTTGACCTTCAGCTTTTCGCGAACGACGGCCTGTTTCTGAGCCGCGTTTCACCGAAGGCGAACCTTCTGCCTCCGCTTTTTCCGGCGGAGTACAAATTAAATATCCGTCAGGCCTTTTTTGCCATCGTCAGAAAGGGGCATCCGCTGATTGCGCTCTGCCGCCTTCTGGTTACCTTTGCCGGTCTGCGCGGGACCATGGGCGAGCGGCTGGTGCGCATGTGGAATGTGGAAAGGCGTTTTATACGGCCTTCCCGAAAGGAATACGACGCGGTGGTGGCCTTTATGGAGGGCCAGCCGATTTATTACGCCGTGACCAAGGTCAAAAGCCCCGTCAAGATCGGATTTATCCACGGCGATTATACGGCGATGGGGTTGAACAGCGGGTTTGACCGCGCATTTGTCGGAAAGCTGAACGCGCTGTGCACGGTTTCCGAATCCTGTAAGACCGCGCTTGAGAACACCTTTCCAGAGTACTCCGACCGGTTCCATGTGATCTACAATATCATCTCTTCCACCTTCATGCGCCAGATGGCCGGGGAGCCCGCCGACTTTGAAGACGATTTCTCCGGTCTGCGCGTACTGTCCATTGCCCGTCTTTCCCATCAGAAGGGGCTTGACATTGCGCTGCCCGCCATTGCCGCTTTAAAGAAGAAGGGGCTTCGCTTCAAGTGGTATATCATCGGAATCGGCCCGGAAAAAGAAAATCTGGAGGCGATGATCCGGGAACTCGGCATCGGCGATACCGTCCGGTTCATGGGGGAGCGTCCCAATCCGTACCCGTATCTGAAGGCTTGTGATATCTACCTGCAGCCGTCCCGGTTCGAGGGCAAATCCATCGCCGTAGACGAGGCGATGGTCATGTGCCGCCCGATCCTGCTCACCGATTTTTCCACGGCCCGCGACCAGATCGATTCCGGCAGAAACGGACTGATCGTTCCCATGGACAGCGAAGGAGTAGAAGCGGGTTTGGAAGATTTGCTGCTGCATGAGGAAAGACGCGCGGAATTTTCACAGGCTCTGGCGCAGTGTGATTATACCAATGAAGAGGAAATCAAAAAGCTGTATGCGCTGATCAGCGGCAACTGA
- a CDS encoding glycosyltransferase family 2 protein, producing MPKVSVVIPVYNVEKYLAQCVESILAQTLTDIEILLVNDASTDRSLELARTYEKDSRVRVLDKPHGGLGDTRNYGAARATGKYLSFVDSDDWLDPEALQNLYSSAEKCAADMVVFNFVRENSKADEHRVCKLPVSFPAFDRETREILLRELIGPDPADSPWRQVEMLGCAWRRFFRREWFLENRLSYFNEQEIMLEDLPVSIMAHCLTDKVLILGGAYYHYRYNPESLSTRYRPRKMEMMTACYHVVRNFLQKNGLYAQYGERHLAWILRSAAHSSLVNCFSPNNDVGFAKRYKEVRGILRNPVLRVAARSDYLKNGTRADRIILRLIRSKNAPAVYLFYRIYSNMLLKNAGKR from the coding sequence TTGCCAAAAGTAAGTGTGGTTATACCGGTATACAACGTGGAAAAGTATTTGGCGCAGTGTGTCGAAAGCATTTTGGCGCAGACGCTGACGGATATAGAAATTCTTTTAGTAAACGACGCATCGACCGACCGTTCGCTGGAGCTTGCGCGGACGTATGAAAAGGACTCCCGTGTCAGGGTGCTGGACAAGCCCCATGGGGGGCTGGGAGATACCCGCAATTACGGCGCCGCCCGCGCCACCGGAAAATACCTGTCTTTTGTGGATTCCGACGACTGGCTTGACCCGGAGGCACTGCAGAATTTGTATTCCTCTGCGGAAAAATGTGCCGCGGATATGGTGGTCTTTAACTTTGTACGCGAAAACAGTAAAGCGGATGAGCACCGCGTCTGCAAGCTGCCGGTGAGTTTCCCGGCCTTCGATCGGGAGACGCGGGAAATCCTGCTCCGGGAGCTGATCGGTCCCGACCCGGCGGACAGCCCCTGGCGGCAGGTAGAGATGCTCGGCTGCGCATGGCGCAGGTTTTTCCGCCGTGAGTGGTTCCTGGAAAATCGCCTTTCGTATTTCAATGAGCAGGAAATTATGCTGGAGGATCTTCCGGTATCGATCATGGCACACTGCCTGACGGACAAAGTGCTTATTCTTGGAGGAGCCTATTACCATTACCGTTATAATCCCGAATCGTTAAGCACCCGGTACCGTCCCCGCAAAATGGAGATGATGACCGCCTGCTACCATGTGGTACGCAATTTCCTGCAGAAAAACGGCCTTTACGCCCAGTATGGGGAACGCCATCTTGCTTGGATTCTCCGCAGCGCGGCGCATTCCTCTCTGGTCAACTGTTTCAGCCCCAATAACGATGTGGGCTTTGCGAAAAGATACAAAGAGGTGCGCGGTATTCTTCGGAATCCGGTGCTCAGGGTTGCGGCCCGTTCCGACTACCTGAAAAACGGCACCCGTGCGGACAGGATCATCCTCCGGCTGATCCGCTCCAAAAACGCGCCGGCCGTCTATTTGTTCTACCGGATTTATTCCAATATGCTGTTGAAAAACGCGGGGAAACGATAA